One window of Puntigrus tetrazona isolate hp1 chromosome 14, ASM1883169v1, whole genome shotgun sequence genomic DNA carries:
- the LOC122357622 gene encoding SLC35A4 upstream open reading frame protein-like has translation MAEDKDPVTRLKDLAELKDQLEEIQKKVENEVQAGIPQGGSLLASPFLKGFLAGYVISRLRSSAVLGVALGTLTGIYAAQNYEVPNIETSLRDFLNSLKKGPSD, from the exons ATGGCGGAGGACAAG GATCCGGTGACTCGACTGAAGGATCTGGCTGAGCTCAAAGACCAGCtggaggagatccagaagaaGGTGGAGAATGAGGTTCAAGCTGGGATTCCTCAG GGTGGCTCTTTATTAGCGTCTCCTTTCCTGAAAGGGTTCCTGGCTGGGTATGTGATTTCCAGACTGCGCTCCTCAGCCGTCTTGGGGGTGGCTTTGGGAACCTTGACAGGAATCTACGCCGCTCAGAACTATGAGGTGCCCAACATTGAGACGAGCCTACGAGACTTCCTGAACTCTCTGAAGAAAGGGCCGAGCGATTAA